The following proteins are encoded in a genomic region of Bacteroidota bacterium:
- a CDS encoding NAD(P)/FAD-dependent oxidoreductase yields the protein MKSKSIAIIGGGPSGCALAILLKRAGHKVAVFYLEKRPEIIVGESLVPAVIPMLKALGVEDEVKSYSTFKPGASVWLSKDEETTSPFSAGQGKIDPYAYNVPRIKFDKTIFNKAKSEGVVFFEHIAKIEKTGNSDELKLASETIEFCKDFFNGQPEWIVDCTGRTRTIARLLDIPVKTGKRKDVALFAHLSGAEKIDPCNIHLHRLHKGWSWRIPLPERTSVGIVINPSHLPEYGKTIEEQYDNYLKADDTLCRLTANAKRETSVVKYSNYQLISDRFYGKNWVLTGDAGGFLDPIFSTGLFLALKGAFRLAKTINEEELTPASLKKYEKEQKWELQVWQRVVDTWYNGRLFTLFRVGQDRLHTPFGKFIAPHMVKYLTRIFTGEAVYTRYSRYFLRFVTGSLIDLMKLGRLHNRDVKDLQVN from the coding sequence ATGAAATCAAAATCAATCGCAATTATAGGTGGTGGGCCTTCTGGTTGTGCCCTTGCCATTTTACTTAAAAGAGCCGGTCATAAAGTTGCCGTATTTTACCTCGAAAAACGTCCCGAAATTATTGTAGGCGAATCACTAGTACCGGCTGTTATTCCTATGCTTAAAGCTTTAGGCGTTGAAGATGAAGTAAAATCATACAGCACATTTAAACCGGGAGCATCGGTTTGGTTAAGCAAAGATGAAGAAACTACTTCTCCATTCTCAGCAGGACAAGGTAAAATTGATCCTTATGCTTATAACGTTCCCCGTATTAAATTCGATAAAACCATTTTTAATAAAGCAAAAAGTGAAGGAGTTGTGTTTTTTGAACACATTGCTAAAATTGAAAAAACAGGCAATTCCGACGAATTAAAGTTGGCAAGTGAAACCATCGAGTTTTGCAAGGATTTTTTCAATGGACAACCCGAATGGATTGTGGATTGTACAGGACGTACACGTACAATTGCTCGTTTGTTAGATATACCTGTTAAAACAGGAAAAAGAAAGGATGTTGCACTCTTTGCTCACCTCTCGGGTGCCGAAAAAATAGATCCTTGCAACATTCATTTACACCGCTTACACAAAGGTTGGAGCTGGCGCATACCTTTGCCCGAACGCACTTCTGTTGGCATTGTAATAAATCCATCACACCTTCCCGAATATGGAAAAACCATTGAGGAACAATACGATAATTATTTAAAAGCCGATGATACGCTATGTCGACTTACTGCCAATGCAAAACGCGAAACAAGTGTGGTTAAATACAGTAATTACCAATTAATTTCAGATAGATTTTATGGTAAAAACTGGGTATTAACTGGTGATGCTGGAGGATTTTTAGATCCTATTTTTTCAACCGGATTATTTCTAGCGTTAAAAGGCGCATTCCGATTGGCAAAAACTATTAACGAAGAAGAGTTAACGCCTGCTTCCTTAAAAAAATACGAAAAGGAACAAAAATGGGAATTGCAGGTTTGGCAACGTGTTGTGGATACTTGGTACAATGGGCGCTTGTTTACATTGTTTCGTGTTGGACAAGACCGCCTGCATACACCTTTCGGAAAATTCATTGCTCCCCACATGGTAAAATACCTGACTCGTATTTTTACAGGTGAAGCTGTTTATACGCGCTATAGCCGATACTTCCTGCGTTTTGTTACCGGTTCATTAATCGATTTAATGAAACTTGGTAGACTTCACAATCGCGATGTAAAGGATTTACAGGTGAATTAA
- a CDS encoding fatty acid desaturase → MKVSIGQKGLFMAALVILTWFIALVLVLKFATNLYSPFNVLWVLLLTHLYTGLFITAHDTFHGTVSENKQINKWVGIICITLYAAFDYSKVKAEHRKHHQSVATEHDPDFYEGGFITWYWKFLLHYISVTQIVLLAIVFNLLHYLFDIPKANLVVFWILPPLLSTLQLFYFGTFQPHNHPESIDNIHKTRSQKKNHLWGFISCYFFGYHLEHHKKPYLPWWKLWSEK, encoded by the coding sequence ATGAAAGTTTCGATTGGTCAAAAGGGATTGTTTATGGCGGCATTAGTAATACTTACTTGGTTTATTGCCCTAGTTCTTGTGCTTAAGTTTGCTACCAATCTTTATTCACCTTTTAATGTGTTATGGGTTTTGTTGCTCACCCATTTATATACCGGTTTGTTCATTACTGCTCACGATACTTTTCATGGTACTGTAAGTGAGAACAAACAAATTAATAAATGGGTAGGTATCATTTGTATTACTTTATATGCTGCTTTCGACTATTCAAAAGTAAAAGCCGAACATCGTAAACACCATCAATCAGTTGCCACAGAGCATGATCCCGATTTTTATGAAGGTGGTTTTATTACTTGGTATTGGAAATTTTTATTGCATTATATTTCAGTAACTCAAATTGTACTATTAGCAATTGTTTTTAATCTATTGCACTACCTTTTTGATATTCCCAAAGCAAACCTGGTTGTATTTTGGATACTTCCTCCTTTGTTAAGCACTTTGCAATTATTTTATTTTGGAACATTTCAACCGCATAATCATCCCGAATCTATTGATAATATTCACAAAACTCGCTCTCAGAAAAAGAATCATTTATGGGGATTTATTTCCTGTTATTTTTTTGGTTACCATCTCGAACATCACAAAAAACCATATCTCCCTTGGTGGAAATTATGGAGCGAAAAATAA
- a CDS encoding HTTM domain-containing protein, whose protein sequence is MQHTSKYSIFKWLQHSASHVWFPHNIALYRKAIYLFILLFTCLQFPYLNLLYGPDALLPIHFYDGNKGLQLLNLLSHTKFAPYYLFFVGGLIVSCLLAFFVKQQQVLAILVYFFYANLYHRSIVIQNGGGDLLYIQLLYLIFMNENSAKIVSTNGRLIATTLSNFAFTAAQLQVIIVYLVSAVYKLKGSQWIGGDALQLVLLSSTYGVKFLEPALLSFPFVFKIITWCVLLFQLLFPVLVWIRKAKAGLFVFGISMHLAIVFIMRIPDFGVLMICMYLLFCSDEWCNTQIKRFKFQQTS, encoded by the coding sequence ATGCAGCATACATCTAAGTATAGCATCTTTAAATGGCTCCAACATAGTGCTTCGCATGTTTGGTTTCCTCATAACATAGCGCTTTACCGAAAAGCTATTTATCTGTTTATCTTACTATTTACATGCTTGCAATTTCCGTATCTCAACTTATTGTATGGACCTGATGCACTGCTTCCTATTCACTTTTATGATGGGAATAAGGGCTTACAGTTATTAAATTTACTCTCGCACACAAAATTTGCTCCTTATTATCTGTTTTTTGTAGGTGGACTAATTGTTTCGTGTTTGCTTGCTTTTTTTGTAAAACAACAACAAGTACTGGCTATACTGGTATATTTTTTTTATGCCAATTTATATCATCGAAGTATAGTTATTCAAAATGGGGGAGGTGATTTGCTTTATATTCAACTGTTATATTTAATTTTTATGAATGAAAATTCAGCGAAAATTGTATCAACAAATGGAAGATTGATTGCTACAACTTTAAGTAATTTTGCCTTTACTGCTGCCCAACTTCAAGTAATTATTGTATACCTGGTATCAGCTGTTTATAAATTAAAAGGTAGTCAATGGATCGGCGGTGATGCTTTACAACTAGTGTTGCTATCTTCTACTTATGGAGTAAAATTTTTAGAGCCAGCTTTACTTTCTTTTCCTTTTGTATTTAAAATAATTACTTGGTGCGTACTACTTTTTCAATTACTATTTCCTGTACTGGTATGGATAAGAAAAGCTAAAGCAGGATTATTTGTCTTTGGAATTAGTATGCATTTAGCTATCGTATTTATTATGAGAATACCTGATTTCGGAGTTTTGATGATTTGTATGTACCTGCTATTTTGTAGCGATGAATGGTGCAATACTCAGATAAAACGATTCAAATTTCAGCAAACGAGTTGA
- a CDS encoding acyl-CoA desaturase has translation MKRKGQVKFVPKEKTAFFSTLKERVDAYFDQNHISKNANASMVIKSIVMLGIYIGPFIALLILNPSFPLSLLLWSIMGIGLSGVGMAVMHDANHGAYSSNNRINDMMGTALNLLGASIFNWKLQHNILHHTYTNIPHMDDDISDKPMLRFAPNTNVKKYHKFQWIYAFLFYGITTLYWVMLKDFVQFSKYKKEGVNNNSRKENSVSLIKIILVKLFYVFTILVMPTLFFDIPFGQIVVGFLLMHFIAGVLLTVTFQLAHSVEGTTHPIPNEEGVIENNWAIHQMNTTVNFSRHNKLISWYVGGLNFQVEHHLFPKISHVHYPAISAIVKETAEEFGVPYLENKTLLQALRSHIATLQRFGKLPDLNEAIG, from the coding sequence ATGAAGCGTAAAGGTCAGGTTAAGTTTGTGCCAAAAGAAAAAACTGCTTTTTTCTCAACGCTTAAGGAAAGGGTTGATGCCTATTTCGATCAAAATCATATTTCAAAAAATGCCAATGCATCAATGGTCATCAAATCAATTGTAATGCTTGGTATTTACATTGGACCGTTTATAGCTTTGTTAATTTTAAATCCTAGCTTTCCTCTAAGTTTGCTTTTATGGTCAATAATGGGAATAGGCCTTTCAGGTGTTGGAATGGCTGTGATGCACGACGCAAATCATGGCGCATATTCTTCTAATAATCGCATTAACGATATGATGGGAACCGCCCTGAATCTTTTAGGAGCTTCAATTTTTAATTGGAAATTGCAACACAACATTTTGCACCATACTTATACCAACATTCCACACATGGATGATGATATTTCGGATAAACCTATGTTGCGATTCGCTCCGAATACCAATGTAAAAAAATACCATAAATTTCAATGGATCTATGCCTTTTTATTTTATGGAATTACTACCTTGTATTGGGTAATGTTGAAGGATTTTGTCCAATTTTCAAAATATAAGAAGGAGGGAGTTAATAATAATTCCCGCAAAGAGAATAGTGTTTCCTTGATTAAAATTATTTTGGTTAAACTCTTTTACGTATTTACTATTTTGGTGATGCCTACCTTATTTTTTGACATTCCTTTTGGGCAAATTGTAGTAGGATTTTTACTCATGCATTTTATTGCAGGTGTTCTTCTTACTGTAACTTTTCAGTTAGCGCATTCAGTTGAAGGTACTACGCATCCGATACCTAATGAAGAGGGTGTTATTGAGAACAATTGGGCCATTCATCAAATGAACACCACCGTAAATTTTTCGCGACACAACAAGTTAATTTCCTGGTATGTTGGAGGATTGAACTTTCAGGTTGAGCACCATTTGTTTCCTAAAATTTCTCACGTACATTATCCGGCTATTTCAGCTATAGTAAAAGAAACCGCTGAGGAATTTGGTGTGCCTTATCTCGAAAATAAAACTTTGTTACAAGCTTTGCGTTCGCATATTGCCACACTTCAGCGCTTTGGGAAATTACCCGATTTAAATGAGGCAATAGGATAA